The following proteins are co-located in the Megalops cyprinoides isolate fMegCyp1 chromosome 15, fMegCyp1.pri, whole genome shotgun sequence genome:
- the ptp4a1 gene encoding protein tyrosine phosphatase type IVA 1, whose protein sequence is MARMNRPAPVEITYKNMRFLITHNPTNATLNKFIEELKKYGVTTVVRVCEATYDAAQVEKEGIQVLDWPFDDGAPPSNQIVDDWLNLLRAKFREEPGCCIAVHCVAGLGRAPVLVALAMIECGMKYEDAVQFIRQKRRGAFNSKQLLYLEKYRPKMRLRFKDSNGHRNNCCIQ, encoded by the exons ATGGCCCGTATGAATCGCCCTGCCCCTGTGGAGATCACGTACAAGAATATGAGATTCCTCATCACTCACAACCCCACCAATGCCACCTTAAACAAGTTCATAGAG GAATTGAAGAAATATGGAGTGACCACCGTTGTTAGAGTATGTGAAGCCACCTATGATGCTGCACAGGTGGAGAAAGAAGGGATTCAGGTTTTG GATTGGCCCTTTGACGATGGAGCTCCTCCCTCCAACCAGATTGTTGATGATTGGCTGAACCTCCTGAGGGCCAAGTTCCGCGAGGAGCCTGGCTGCTGCATCGCTGTCCATTGCGTGGCGGGGCTTGGAAG AGCCCCAGTCCTGGTTGCCCTTGCCATGATAGAATGTGGGATGAAGTATGAAGATGCTGTCCAGTTCATCAGACA GAAGCGCCGTGGTGCATTCAACAGTAAACAGCTCCTTTATCTGGAGAAGTATCGTCCAAAGATGCGCCTGCGATTCAAAGACTCCAACGGCCATCGTAACAACTGCTGCATCCAGTAG